A stretch of DNA from Desulfovibrio gilichinskyi:
TTCCCGTTCAAAAAGTCTTTCAAGACAAGCAACAGTTGCCGAACAAGGGCACATCACAGATAGGATCATAAAAGCGACTGAGCAATTAGGAAGTCCAGAACTCCATGTTCGAATTGGCGCTATATATACTTTATGGAGAACAGCACAAGATACTAAACTAGAAACAGATAAAATCATGATTTTAGATATGCTGTGTGCATATATTCGTAGCCCAACCAGAAGTGATCATGATTTAGAACACTTTAATCTAAAAAATAAATATGGGAAAATAAAACAAATACACGAAAAAAACAAAATACGAGAGGATGTACAAATTTGTTTAACCTTAATTACAAAAAATATTTCAAGTTTTGAGCTAACTAAACATTATCCTTGTAATCTCCAAAATTCAAACTTAAATGAGGCAGACCTTGTTAAGGCAGACCTTAAGGAAGCAGTCCTTCATGGAGCAAACCTTAAAGGGGCAAACCTTTATGGAGCAAACCTTCAGAGGGCAAACCTTGATAAAGCAAACTTTGAGAATGCAAGCCTTCATAATGCAAATCTTAATTGTACAAGCCTTCATACGGCGAATCTTAAAAAGGCAAACCTTATGTGTGCAAACCTTATACTGACAAACCTTCAGCACGCAAACCTTCAAAGAGCAGTCCTTCAGGGAACAGATCTTCATGAGGCAGACCTTCAGTGGGCAGACCTTCAAGGGGCAAGACTTTGGGAAGTCAAACTTAAAGGGGCAAACCTTAAGAATGTTAATTTTGAGGGCGCAAGCCTTAGCTATCTAAACCTCGAGGGAGCAGACCTTAAGGACACAAATCTGAAAGGAGCAAACCTTGAAAGCGCAAATCTTCAGAAAGCAAACTTTTATGGGGCAGAACTTGATGGTGTGATATTTCAAAGTGCAAACCTTAAGGAAGCGAACCTTCAATGGGCATGCCTTGAAGGTGTAAACCTTCACAACGCAAATCTTAAAAAGGCAAACCTTGAAAATGCAAACCTTAATAATGCAGATCTTGAAAATGCAAAACTCGAAGAAGCACAACTTCAAAGGGCAAGCCTCGAAGGGGCCTCCCTTTGGAAAGCAACGCTTCAGGGGGCAAACCTTCAGAGCGCAAATCTTCAAAAGGCAATACTTTGGAATGTAAATCTCGAGGGGGCAGACCTTAAGGAGGCAAATCTTAAAGAGGCTAACTTTGAAGGCGCAAACCTTAAAGAGGTAAACTTTGAAGGAGCAAACCTTCAATGGGCAGGATTCAAAAATGCAGACGTTAAAGGGGCAAACTTTAAGAAGTCAGACCTTCAATGGGCAGGCCTTGGAGGAGTAGACCTTGCGGAGGCAAATTTTGATAAAGCAAACCTTGACGACACTTTTTTTTCAAACAATTAGTCATAGTTACTTAGATATAAATATATTATGGATTAAAAACAAATCACACCCTCTCCCCCTCAACACTAGTAACATACCCCCCACTCCCCAACTTATGAGTCGCACGGGTAACACTCCAAAGACCATTAACCCCATCACGAAAACCGGAAAGCGAAAGCCTACATTCTGCCCTTAGCTCTGGCCTTCCCGGAAGGCTTACGGAAAGGCTTTGCTTACCCCTTTGGAAAGCCTCTAGTTTAGCCTTTGCCGCTTTTGCCGCTGACTCCTGCGTGGGGTAAATATGCCGAATGCGACGCATGGGTTCCCCTGCTCCTGCAATCTCTTCAATATCCTTTGCAGATTCTACAGAACGCCAGATAGCAACGACCTGATTATAGTCAGTTCTGGCGGTGATAGTTACACGGTAATTTGTAACGTCTGTGGGGATCAGGGCCACGGTAGGCATTGATTTGCCGGAAATAGTTTTACCCTGCCCCTTGTGAGCAAATACAAGCTTGCCCCCGTTAGCCTTGGCTATTGCGTCGTGATCTTTGGCTATGCGGGTTAATAGATGCATGTCAGATTCGTTTATCTGGTCGATATGCGGTAAACCTACGCCGGACAAATCAGAAGCAACGGCAGGGTCAAGTCCGTGGTCAGCACTTACCGTTGCCACTAATGCGCCTATCGTTTGCGGTAGCCATGAACGTGTTTTCTGTGTCTGAAGATGATAATACGCCTTGCTCTTTTCCTGCGGTGCGCCCGCCGCCTTAATGCACATTTTATCCGGCGGACCTGAAAGCGTAATTTCGTCCGAAACAAACAGCCCCATATATGTTGCCGCTTCTCCGTAACCAAGCCATACTTTAAGCTGTCCACCTGCTTTCGGTAGCCTGTACCCTTTATCGTGCAGGGAAATAGACAAAGAATCAGATTTTACGCCAGCTTCATCAGTTATAGTCAAAGAAATTAAATTTTCCCGAATAGCTTCGGTTATGTCGCTTCCGTCCGCTTCAACTCTGTATGCTGGCTTGTGAGTTAATCCCATAAACTTATGCCTTGATCTTTTTCCGGTGTAGCCAGTTCCGGCAAGTCAATTTCAATACCAGCATCAAAAACCGGACCTTTATCAGCAAGGCCGGGATTAGCTTCAAGCACAGTGGCAACGGCAGATTCACGCCCGTAATATTTAAAGCAAATTCTATCTAACAAATCGCCGTCTTTAGTTCTGTAAATCATTCTTCGTACCGCTGAATTTTAAGTGTAAATTCTTGCTTACGGGCAACACCATCTTTAAAAAACACGCTGTCCTTTTCACCAACGGAAAGAATCACCCATTCATCATGGACATTGCCAAGCCCATCTACCAGCATCAGCGGGTCGCCCTTCGCTTGCATTGCCCGCATTTTATCAATCTGTCCTAAACCGCCTTTGTAATGAGGATAGATAACACCGGGCAATGTTATTGAATCATCCCCCGGCCCCAAATCCTGCATAGCGGCTCGTTTACCTATCCTATTAATTTTACCCCACCTTTGAGCCGTTGAACGTTGCAAGGTCTGGTATGCGGCTGTATCAACACTAAAAAGAAATTCACCTAGTTTCAGCATTGCCATAAAAAACTCCTAATCATGCAGGGCAAGGCGTGCATTATCGTGATTATTTTCTTCAATTCTCCGCATAACTTCATCCGCTATTTCTTCGGCAGACTGCCCCGGTGCGGCATTAATAGTAATAGTATATTTATTAGATGATGTTGAAGAACTGGCTTGTACTGAACGTGCTTCAACAGGCATTGCCTCGGTTATTGTTTCAGCACGGGCCGTCGCAACAGGGATAGCTTTAGCAACGGCCTTACCAACTATAACCGTTTGATCCTTTTCTTCATCATCACCAAACCCAAAAAAACCAGCTACAGAAGAAATTGCCGAACCTATCCCGCCAAAAACAGCGGCGGCTTTGTCACCAATCCAGCCGAATAAATCGCCAACCCAAGCCTTGATTGGCGACCAATGCTGAATGACAAGCCCCAACGGGGTAAAGTTCATAAAGACAGATTTAATAAAGTCGAATCCGTCGGAAACAGCATTGCCAATCATTGAACCAAAGTTGCCGAAAAAGTCGCAAATCGGGTCCCAATATTTCCAGACAAGCACAGCCGCGCCGATTACCGCAGTAACAGCCAGCCCAATAGGGTTTGCCATTACTGCCGCACCTATTGCACGAATGCCCGTAACAACCGCCGGAAAATAAGTTGAAACAATCGGGACAATAGCCTTGCCCACAGTGAAAAGATTAGTTGCAAAGCGTCCAATACCCAATGCGGCTTTGGCTCCAAAAGCAAACCCGATAGCAATAGCGAGATTATCAAAACCGCCAACAAATGAGGCTACCGTCGAAACCGCACTACCTATTGTTGAAACAACGGTATAAACTCCGCGCCCAAATGCCAGAAAGCCCGGTATTGAATCCTTGACGGCATCCCCTATGCCGATCAAATCTTTTTTGTTACTTGTAACCCAATCGGCAAGCTTTGGACCGTATTCATCAACCAGCGGAGCAATTGCACCACCTATCAAACCAAAAAATTCAGAAGTAACAGACCCGACAACGGTAGTGAGATGTGAAAAGGCCGTATTATACGCCGCCGCACCTGCCCGCCCTTCGTCAGAAAGAACATTTAGCCGCATTTGCTGATCTAGAATTTCATCAATGCCCTCTTTACGTGATCGAAGATAACCAAAAAATTTATTAGCTTCACCGCCGAACAGCATATCAGCGGCGGAAACAGCCGCCTGCTGATCAGGCATATCTTTGATGGCTTTTGCTATTTCCCGGAACTGTTCTTCCGGTTTCATATCTCTAAGCTCTTCAAAAGACAGACCGAGCATTTCAAGTGATTCTTTTACAGGTGTTGTTTCTTCAAGCCCGGCACTTTCACCGAGCTTGTTATTCATTTCTTCAACAAGGTCGCCCACATTGTCGATTTCAAACCCGGCTTCTTTGGCAACTCCGCCCCACGCCTGAAGACTGTCCGCAGACATATTCAGTGATCGGGCGAGGGCCACTTGTTCACCCGTGGCCTTATTTGTCATAGTGACAGCCGCGCCAACAACACCAATTCCAGCAGCAACACCAACCCCGATACGGGCCGCGTCACCTATCTGGCTTTTCATTCTGCTGCCAGCTTCAACCGCACGGTTCAGGCTATCCATATTGCGCTTGGCTTTGCTCAGTTCAGCAGACAAGCGAATATGCTCGCCCGTAAGATTAGAGGTTTTTACCCCCGCCTTTTGCAAGGCCGCGCCCATATCGTTTAGCTTTTCACGACCTGCATTATAAGCCCGTCCGGCTTTCTCTGCGGCGGCATCCGCACGGGCCAGCTCCGCAGTCATTTTTTTAGAAGGCTTTAAGGTTGCTTCATGCTCTTTGCGAAGCTTAGCGGCATTGCGCTTAAGTTCGTCATACTCTTTGCCGAGTTTACCAACAGCTTGAGGATCGTACTTTTCAAGCATATCAAGTTTATCTTTAGTGTTGCGAACAGCATCACCAACTCCGGAAAGATCACCGCCCAAGACTTTAATACTTGAGCGGAAGGATTCTTTCACGGCTCCGCCTATCTCAACAACTGCGGAAAACTTTTTATTTGCCACTTTGCAACCTCATTGCCTCGCTTAAATCATCAAGAAAATCTTCTGTATCCATGTCCATAATTTCGGAGCGGCTCCAACCTGTAAAATGGGCCAGAGCCAACACCCTTTGCCGAACCTCTTTAGGTTCTAGGATAAAAAACTGCGGTACTCTTTTTGAAGCTTTGAATAATCTTTCATGTCCATATTTTCGATCACTGCCGGAGCAACTTCGCAAAGATTGGCAAAAAGCTGTACTTCAATTTCATCCTGCGACTTGCTGGATTTTTTAGCGACAAGCTGATCCTTAACTTTAGGGCGACGCATATTAATTTTATCTAGCGGAACCCCGCCAACCTCAACCGGATATTCAAGTTTAATTTCACTCATTTTTAAATTCTCCTATAACCGTTTTGATTTATACTTTTATTGCGTTGCGAATTTCTTCAAGACGGTCTTTACCGTTAATAGCGCGCTTCATGTTCGGGATATCAATTTCATGCAGGATTGTGCCGTCCTGTTCCCGTTTGTAATATTCAAGCTTCATGGTAAATGTTTGATTATTCTTTTCGCCAGCTTTCCAAGACCCATCTTCAATAGATGTTACGGTCCCACGCATATTGATAACAACGGGCTTTACAGAACCGTCCCAAGATTCCAGCGCGCCCCGCGCGGTGAGCTGTGTTTTTTCACCAACGGCAACACCCCATAAGCTTAAAACTTCAGGGAAATGCCCGGTCAAAACAAATGATGTTTCAAGGCCTTCCATGCCCATATCAATTGCTATTGGACCATCCATACCCCCGGCACGGTGATCATCTGTTTTAACCCCCAATTTTGGGGGCTTAAACTCTTCAGCGTTTCCGGCATAACCTTTACCATCAACCGAAATAGAGAAATTTTTCAGAATATAATCTGCAACTGGCATTAGAAAATCTCCTCAAAGTAATCGTTAACCATACGACTACGGAAAGTTACGTGTTCGGCGGGTGCTGGCGGGGTAAAGTCAAAGTCAAAATATACCTTACCTGCCGCAATCTGATCCGGTGAATTAAGTTCTGGATCAGCCCAACAAGTGCCGCCAAGTATTGCGCCTTGATTAACCAGAGAACGAAGATAGTTATTAACGCCCTCGGTTACATCTTCCATGTATGTTTTGGTTATGTTGCGATCCACGGCCCAAAGGTGAGCTTGAAGCAGGGATTCATTAATCATGTCCGCAGTACGGCGAACAGAAAGGAAAGCCCATTTAGCATCCGATGAACAAGTCCGGTTGCCCCAAAGCCTGAATCCGTCTTCATTAATGATAGTGGTTACATTCTTTTCATTAAGCAGGTTGGCGCGGCAATTTGCATCGCCAAGCGCAAAATCAACAGGGCGGGCCGTGCCGGAAATACCCATAATTTCCTGATTAGATGGCGACCACCAAAACCCTTTATCATTATCAATCTTGGCAATCAGCCCTGCAACGCGCGCGGATGGCGGTTCATTTACATAAACCCCGTTGCGATAAACTTTTACCCACGGGTCAACGACGTAACAGCGTCCGCCAAGGTCATTTTCCATGCTGATTGCATCAGCATCGTTAGTGTTGGGACCATCAACAAGGATAGTAGCCCGTAGACGCGGTGCTATTCCTTCAAGTTCTGCAACAACCGGATTCTTAAAGAAAATACCAGGATGTTCGGAATCCTCTTCTTGCTGGTGGGTAAAGCCCGGCGCAAGTAGAATGCGAGGGGTAAAGCCTAAAGCGGACTTTGAACCAAGCAAGGCTTGAACGCCTAAGTAATTGCCGTTTATCGGATCAACTCCGCCGATTACATTCGTCATGGTTTCGGCATCGTTTGCGCCTTCTTCAACGCGGATCACAACCACCACGGCCCCGATCTGGTCAAAGATTGCATCAAGCGCATTGGGCAAAGTACCTGCTCCGTTACCCACTGTATCAAGTTTTGCGGCCTCAGTACGATTACCTGCAATCATAACAGGTTTATTAAGCGGGAAAACGGCTTCATCAGCATCAGGGGCCGTGCCTATAATGCCGATTACCGAAGACCGGACAGTCCGAATAGTGCGCGGGCCATCGTCAATTTCGATAACCTCAACGCCGTGTAAAAAAGTTTCAGGCATTTTTTTCTCCTGTTTAGTTATTACGACCCATCAAAATTATGCGGAAAATTCCGAAGATGTTTTTAAGTGCACTTTTACGAGTTTCGACATTTGTTGCGGCTTCGTAAGCGGCTTCTGCCGCGTCAAGAGCACTACGGGTTTGATTCGATATTTTGCCGCTATCAATAAGGCGTACCGAAAGTTTTACCGACTTCTCTGTACCCGGCAGAATAATTTCAGAAGAGTTACCGAGTTCATTAAGGATGAACGGCGCAAGCTCCGCCGCCAGTCTCTTTTTTTCGGCAATCGTCATATCATTTATATTTATACTCATGGGCTATGCTCCTTGTTTCCAAGTATCGATTTGAGTTTCAGCAACGCGGCATTCGCTATCCTTAGATAATCCAGACACGCCAAGGGCCACACGGCGGAAAGGTTCAGCCGGGGTTTGTTTGGTCGATTCAAGTAAAATGAAATCAGGGCGGTCTGGATCGGAATCCGTGCCGAGGGTGGCATTTTCAATATCAATTTCGGCAAAATCTGCTTGAGCGAAAGCAGCCCCGGCGGGGCCAGTTGCGGCTGTAAGTTTAGGGATTATGTGAGCGCGAGTAGGGGGTTCTGTGTATCCGGCGGCGGAAGTATCGATTTCAAATAACCTCTCGTTTTTAAGCAATTGGACTTCATCAGCACTAATTCCTCTATTAAACACTCGGATTTGATCAACATACTGTGTATAATGAAACATGCCCAAAAACACTAAATTTGAATAACCCGGCAGTGTCACAGAGTGTATCAATTCACTATCAATATATAATTTTCGGACATTATTACCGTTAACCCCACCAGCCGTTATGCACCAATGATGGTATTTACCGTCCATAATTTTTGAATTAATATAATTATATTGTGCATCAGTCACATACGCAGTGCTATTCTGGCCCAAATAAATAATTTTATTCGAACCGCCAAAACCGATAAGCCTAGAAATGTCCGCACTCGTTACGGAAAAAGATTGTCTAAACATGATATGTAGCCAATTCTTATCTTTTGACCACAACGAAAATGCAAAGTTATTAGTATTAATTGCAGTGGTGCCTCTAAAGCTGACTGTCGCGGCTGGATTAATAGCGTGGCCGTGACACTCCGGTATATGGGCACCACCACCCCATTTACCATCAATTTCAACCAAGCTTGTCGGTGCTGAACAACCATCCGCTAACCCAAGAGGTGACCCTTCATTAAATGGGAAACAATCAACACATGATTTATCTCCAAAAATATCCAATACGTTTGTAGAATCTTTCCCACTAACAGGTGCTTTTTTAACTGAACCCAACTCGGTTGAGACATCAACAGTCACGCCAACAATTGCTGTATCTGTATACAATTTTTGTGCAGAGCTGTTAGACATGATATTCAGTCCTTCACTACGCACCTTCGCACGCACCGAGTATTCCGCCCAATCCGCCTCGCCTTCACCTTGATCTATCCCATTACTGCGAAGCGCGGCATCATCAGCCAGCGCAACCCCTGCCGCACTTGCATCATCATGCCCAACCCACGAACTAGGATAAACTGCTTCGTCACCAGTTATAAAAGCGGAAGCTGTACGAAACGCTGTTGCTGTTGACCAATCAGACCAGCCAAGCACCGCGCCCTTATGACGACACTCAAAAACATAATCGCTTGAGACTTGAAGCAGTCCTGCAGGAATCAGATATTCCAGCACCGCGCCAAGTTCAGGCGACAAATGCAAAATGGTATCGCCCTGCCGGATTCTAAACTGAGTTGCGGCGTGTGTATCCGGTTCATCACCGACAACGGCAAACGGACTTGATTTTAAAGTCGGGCATTCCCCTACATTGGTTGCACCACTGATTGGTTCAGCATTTGCCGGACGCTCTACATAATTAAAAATATCCTTAGTCATGAAAGTTTTAGGTTCAGACCACGGAGACCATTGCCCGGTATTCAAACGGCGTCGAGTCCGCACCTTGTAAATTGTGCTTACCTGCAAATATCCGGCAGGAAGTTCAAAGCTATTCAAGGCTACAGAACTAGGACCGGAATCAAAAACAGGATTGGAAAAATTGCCAGATAGAAGGTCAACCTGCCACTGGCTTGCTTGATGCTCAGTATTTGCAAAAACAGGCACGAACTCGCGGGCGGTAATAATCGGCGTTTCGCCTATATTGGTTGCCCCGTCCGCGGGGTTTAAAATTTCTGGCGTTCCGGTTGCGAGCCTAGCCAGCAAATCAGGATGCGCTTCAGGATTAACATCATGTTCGCTAATATCGTCATGCGTAGCCAACAGGACAGGCGATTGCTTGATTGTAATTTCTTTTGCATTTCCCGTTACAACATCAATGCGGAACTGCTTTTCAAGCGGCGCGGCCCCGGCGGGCAGTTGCGGAATATAATCGTATTGATCGTCTCCCGAATAAACTACTGCATAAAGAATTTCACCGCGCGACGGGTGAGTTGCAAAAATGCCGAGTTCCCGCAGGGTAAAGCCGGATTCAAGCCCGCTGTTAGTCAGCATAGTAAAAATAGTGTAGCTTCCTGCGGCTTCGTCTGTTTCCGGCACAGAAGTCGGAGCAATTGAGCCAATATCAAGGCTCATTTCTTCGCGGATAAGTCCGGTCAACTCTGCGGGCGCACTTTGCTGTGCTTCACTCCAAAGGCCGGAACCGACAGCAACACGGGTAAAATCAAGAACGGCTCCCGCCCCGGTCAGCCCTAAAAGCTCCATGCCGAGCCGGGTAAGCCTCATACCTGTAAAATTAGGCATTCGTGCCTCCTATAGTAATTATATCCGTCACCTGTACGGCTCCGCCAAAAAACAGCCCCAAGGGTTCAACGGAAAGCTCCGTATCAGGTAAATTTATGTGAATAATATCCGCTTGTCTGACTCCTGCGCCTAAATAGAAACGGGAAGGTTCAGACGAAACATTAAAGTGAACAGGGATATGCTGAACTGAGCCGGAGCGAACAGCCCCGCCAGTAAATGCAGGGCTTTCAAGTGTGGAATGGAAAACCACAGAATCAAGGTGTGAACGGGTATTTTTAGAAACAGCTACAGCTTCAAGCATATCCAGATAAGCGGTTTCACTCGCGCCTATTCCGGTACGAACCTTGAACTTGTACGGATCGCCGTTGTATTCAAACCATTCAAGCACTTCGGCAGATATGCCTATTGCTTCCATGTATTTTTCAACGGCCCAAGGCGTACCCTTATGGCTATGAATTTCTATACTTGCCTTAATAACCGCGCGCTTTGTTTCTTCGGGCCATGAGTCTTTCCAAAGGTCCACGGAAAGCGACCACGCCAGCCACGGCAGAAAAACAACCGGACATTTATCAGGGTTCCACAAGTCGCGGATATCAACCGGAATGTTTTCAATCCGTGCAACAGAATTTGATAAATCACGCTCTTGCTTGGTTGCGTTAATAGGTAAAAGGTCAGCCATTAGCCTTCCTCCACTACAAACGCAGTACAAAAAGCGGCTTGATTTAGCTGCATAGCCAAATCCGTAACCGGAGAAGCAAGTTCAACTTTTGCCACGCCTTCAACATGCAAAGCGGCATAAATACCGGAAAGCGGAACAGTTGAGCCTAATGTATGCCGTTCACTTACATATTTAGTTACAGCGGAGCGGGCGGAATCAATTACGGATGAAGGAGCCGGGCCGGGCTGAATAAAAAGTTTTGCGTTAACTTCAAAATTTACAATTTCAGCAGGTTTTACAGTCACATGATCTGTTAAGGGTCTGACTTCGCGTCCGTTGATTACATCATTTACAGCTATAAGAGTTTCCGCATTCGGGGTTCCGTCGCCCACGCGACCCAAAACATAAACCTCAACTTCCCCCGGCACAGAACTTAAAGCCGAGGCATCACGTACAGCGGGAACTTTTAAGGCATGGAAAACATACGCTCCATCAGGGCCGGCAACGGAAAACCCTTCCGGGGCCATTTGAGTACGCTTGCGAAATTCTTCATCTGATTCATAAGTAGGCGGGATAACCGGACGCGCTTCAGAGTCGCCAGCATCAATTATTTTACGCTCAACCGGAGCAAGTGCCGCCAAATTATCAAGGTCATTACCCAAAGCATACGCAACCATGACCGCGCGGGTGGCATCATTAACGCGCTGGCGCAAATTGAGTTCACGGTATGCGGCAACCTCTAAAATTTTATAGGCAGGATCAGATTCAACAAGCGCGGAATACTCAGCATCACGCGCGCGAAGGTCTGCTAATATATCAGCGAGGATTGCTTCATAATCAAGCGTCTCGACAACATCAGGGGCCGGAACCTTGGACATATCAATGGATGTAAAACCATTCATGATATTACAATCCCGTCTAAGGTTATTTCCTTTCCTTCCGGCAGATACTTGCCCACCAAATCAATAATAATTTGTCCATTAGCCTTGAAGTCAGCGGCGGCAACTTTGGTAAGTTTAAAGCGCGGCTCCCATTTTTGGAGGGCTTCGGCAACGGCAGAATAATATTCAACAAGCAGGTCAGCACTATACGGCCTATCAACCAGTTGAAATAAGCGACTGCCATACTCACGGCGCATAATTCTTGAGCCGATTGGAGTTGTAAGAATATCCGTAATGGACTGCCTAAGATGTGCAATACCGTCTAAATGTTTGCCTGTACTGGCGCATACACCTTTCATAATGCACCGCCAGTGGGTTCATCGGTTACATCCCCGTTTTCAACATGAACGTGATGTTGCAGGGAAATACCATCGGAAATAAAATCACCGTCATGCTGATTAACTTCGCCGTAAATTTCACCACCGCCACCGTGGTTGCTGTTGCCCTGAACAAACGGGCCATCAAGAACAAGTAAAGGAGCGGAAAGAGTTATGCGGGTTGCGCTGTTAATGACAACCTCACCCTGTACATCAAGCACGACTTTTCCAGCGACAGTGTGATCAACATCACCGCCAACATCTTTTGAAACATTGCCGCCTATTGTACTGGTAAAATTCCCGCCGATATCATGCAAAACATCACGGTCAACCCTAAAGAAAACATCACGATGAACCTGCAAACTCATATCCCGATCTATTTCACGGATAGTATCACGGTGAACCTGTTCGTTTATATCCTGATCAATTTCGCGGTTAATATCGCCGGGGATATAAGCATGTAAAATATGTTTCAGACGGTCATATTCGATTATTGCGCCGTCTTCATATGTAGTGCGGTGAATAGTAGGACGGTCCGCCGGGGCCGGATGGCTGGTTGAAAAAATAGAACCCAAGACAACGCCACCGGAAATTTCACCGGATGGAGCAAGAACAA
This window harbors:
- a CDS encoding phage tail tape measure protein, with the translated sequence MANKKFSAVVEIGGAVKESFRSSIKVLGGDLSGVGDAVRNTKDKLDMLEKYDPQAVGKLGKEYDELKRNAAKLRKEHEATLKPSKKMTAELARADAAAEKAGRAYNAGREKLNDMGAALQKAGVKTSNLTGEHIRLSAELSKAKRNMDSLNRAVEAGSRMKSQIGDAARIGVGVAAGIGVVGAAVTMTNKATGEQVALARSLNMSADSLQAWGGVAKEAGFEIDNVGDLVEEMNNKLGESAGLEETTPVKESLEMLGLSFEELRDMKPEEQFREIAKAIKDMPDQQAAVSAADMLFGGEANKFFGYLRSRKEGIDEILDQQMRLNVLSDEGRAGAAAYNTAFSHLTTVVGSVTSEFFGLIGGAIAPLVDEYGPKLADWVTSNKKDLIGIGDAVKDSIPGFLAFGRGVYTVVSTIGSAVSTVASFVGGFDNLAIAIGFAFGAKAALGIGRFATNLFTVGKAIVPIVSTYFPAVVTGIRAIGAAVMANPIGLAVTAVIGAAVLVWKYWDPICDFFGNFGSMIGNAVSDGFDFIKSVFMNFTPLGLVIQHWSPIKAWVGDLFGWIGDKAAAVFGGIGSAISSVAGFFGFGDDEEKDQTVIVGKAVAKAIPVATARAETITEAMPVEARSVQASSSTSSNKYTITINAAPGQSAEEIADEVMRRIEENNHDNARLALHD
- a CDS encoding phage tail sheath C-terminal domain-containing protein; the protein is MPETFLHGVEVIEIDDGPRTIRTVRSSVIGIIGTAPDADEAVFPLNKPVMIAGNRTEAAKLDTVGNGAGTLPNALDAIFDQIGAVVVVIRVEEGANDAETMTNVIGGVDPINGNYLGVQALLGSKSALGFTPRILLAPGFTHQQEEDSEHPGIFFKNPVVAELEGIAPRLRATILVDGPNTNDADAISMENDLGGRCYVVDPWVKVYRNGVYVNEPPSARVAGLIAKIDNDKGFWWSPSNQEIMGISGTARPVDFALGDANCRANLLNEKNVTTIINEDGFRLWGNRTCSSDAKWAFLSVRRTADMINESLLQAHLWAVDRNITKTYMEDVTEGVNNYLRSLVNQGAILGGTCWADPELNSPDQIAAGKVYFDFDFTPPAPAEHVTFRSRMVNDYFEEIF
- a CDS encoding phage major tail tube protein; this translates as MPVADYILKNFSISVDGKGYAGNAEEFKPPKLGVKTDDHRAGGMDGPIAIDMGMEGLETSFVLTGHFPEVLSLWGVAVGEKTQLTARGALESWDGSVKPVVINMRGTVTSIEDGSWKAGEKNNQTFTMKLEYYKREQDGTILHEIDIPNMKRAINGKDRLEEIRNAIKV
- a CDS encoding tail protein X encodes the protein MIYRTKDGDLLDRICFKYYGRESAVATVLEANPGLADKGPVFDAGIEIDLPELATPEKDQGISLWD
- a CDS encoding phage tail assembly protein encodes the protein MSEIKLEYPVEVGGVPLDKINMRRPKVKDQLVAKKSSKSQDEIEVQLFANLCEVAPAVIENMDMKDYSKLQKEYRSFLS
- a CDS encoding contractile injection system protein, VgrG/Pvc8 family, with amino-acid sequence MGLTHKPAYRVEADGSDITEAIRENLISLTITDEAGVKSDSLSISLHDKGYRLPKAGGQLKVWLGYGEAATYMGLFVSDEITLSGPPDKMCIKAAGAPQEKSKAYYHLQTQKTRSWLPQTIGALVATVSADHGLDPAVASDLSGVGLPHIDQINESDMHLLTRIAKDHDAIAKANGGKLVFAHKGQGKTISGKSMPTVALIPTDVTNYRVTITARTDYNQVVAIWRSVESAKDIEEIAGAGEPMRRIRHIYPTQESAAKAAKAKLEAFQRGKQSLSVSLPGRPELRAECRLSLSGFRDGVNGLWSVTRATHKLGSGGYVTSVEGERV
- a CDS encoding phage tail protein I; the protein is MADLLPINATKQERDLSNSVARIENIPVDIRDLWNPDKCPVVFLPWLAWSLSVDLWKDSWPEETKRAVIKASIEIHSHKGTPWAVEKYMEAIGISAEVLEWFEYNGDPYKFKVRTGIGASETAYLDMLEAVAVSKNTRSHLDSVVFHSTLESPAFTGGAVRSGSVQHIPVHFNVSSEPSRFYLGAGVRQADIIHINLPDTELSVEPLGLFFGGAVQVTDIITIGGTNA
- a CDS encoding pentapeptide repeat-containing protein, which codes for MKKIFIKSQKNHPYIIITILTLGVIAITLTAIWPEWLSSTIEHLKKGANGGKDKVANYIIYRNMGLSIAGLIGLSFAYSRSKSLSRQATVAEQGHITDRIIKATEQLGSPELHVRIGAIYTLWRTAQDTKLETDKIMILDMLCAYIRSPTRSDHDLEHFNLKNKYGKIKQIHEKNKIREDVQICLTLITKNISSFELTKHYPCNLQNSNLNEADLVKADLKEAVLHGANLKGANLYGANLQRANLDKANFENASLHNANLNCTSLHTANLKKANLMCANLILTNLQHANLQRAVLQGTDLHEADLQWADLQGARLWEVKLKGANLKNVNFEGASLSYLNLEGADLKDTNLKGANLESANLQKANFYGAELDGVIFQSANLKEANLQWACLEGVNLHNANLKKANLENANLNNADLENAKLEEAQLQRASLEGASLWKATLQGANLQSANLQKAILWNVNLEGADLKEANLKEANFEGANLKEVNFEGANLQWAGFKNADVKGANFKKSDLQWAGLGGVDLAEANFDKANLDDTFFSNN
- a CDS encoding baseplate assembly protein, whose amino-acid sequence is MNGFTSIDMSKVPAPDVVETLDYEAILADILADLRARDAEYSALVESDPAYKILEVAAYRELNLRQRVNDATRAVMVAYALGNDLDNLAALAPVERKIIDAGDSEARPVIPPTYESDEEFRKRTQMAPEGFSVAGPDGAYVFHALKVPAVRDASALSSVPGEVEVYVLGRVGDGTPNAETLIAVNDVINGREVRPLTDHVTVKPAEIVNFEVNAKLFIQPGPAPSSVIDSARSAVTKYVSERHTLGSTVPLSGIYAALHVEGVAKVELASPVTDLAMQLNQAAFCTAFVVEEG
- a CDS encoding phage tail protein; its protein translation is MAMLKLGEFLFSVDTAAYQTLQRSTAQRWGKINRIGKRAAMQDLGPGDDSITLPGVIYPHYKGGLGQIDKMRAMQAKGDPLMLVDGLGNVHDEWVILSVGEKDSVFFKDGVARKQEFTLKIQRYEE